One stretch of Sinomonas terrae DNA includes these proteins:
- a CDS encoding PadR family transcriptional regulator, with translation MGTYLRLTPALRSVLTCFLESDGAQWGLLISSKSGKPTGTVYPLLERLERAGFVTSFWEDETGRPGPRRRLYSLLPEGREWAMERLGR, from the coding sequence ATGGGCACCTACCTGCGCCTCACGCCAGCGCTTCGGTCGGTTCTGACTTGCTTCCTCGAGTCGGACGGCGCGCAGTGGGGGCTCCTGATCTCCTCCAAGTCAGGGAAGCCCACTGGCACCGTCTACCCGCTGTTGGAACGGCTGGAGAGAGCCGGATTCGTTACTTCATTCTGGGAGGACGAAACGGGGCGTCCGGGTCCGCGAAGACGTCTCTACTCCCTGCTTCCTGAGGGCCGCGAATGGGCGATGGAGCGACTCGGACGATGA
- the pdxS gene encoding pyridoxal 5'-phosphate synthase lyase subunit PdxS, translated as MTAGSLRPSASSQKKDEHVSTEANSSAPTTGSDRVKRGMAEMLKGGVIMDVVNVEQAKIAEDAGAVAVMALERVPADIRAQGGVSRMSDPDMIDSIIEAVSIPVMAKARIGHFVEAQVLQSLGVDYIDESEVLTPADYENHIDKWQFTVPFVCGATNLGEALRRINEGAAMIRSKGEAGTGDVSNATTHMRKIRAEIKRLTTMAEDELYVAAKELQAPYQLVREIAETGKLPVVLFTAGGIATPADAAMMMQLGADGVFVGSGIFKSGNPAQRAAAVVKATTFFDDPDMIAKVSRGLGEAMVGINVDDIPAPHRLAERGW; from the coding sequence ATGACGGCCGGATCCCTCCGACCGTCCGCCAGCAGCCAAAAGAAAGACGAGCACGTGTCTACTGAAGCAAATTCCTCGGCACCGACCACCGGCAGTGACCGCGTCAAGCGCGGGATGGCGGAGATGCTCAAGGGCGGCGTCATCATGGACGTCGTCAACGTCGAGCAGGCGAAGATCGCGGAGGACGCCGGCGCCGTAGCCGTGATGGCCCTCGAACGCGTCCCCGCGGACATCCGAGCCCAGGGCGGGGTCTCCCGCATGTCGGACCCGGACATGATCGACTCGATCATCGAGGCCGTCTCGATCCCGGTCATGGCCAAGGCCCGCATCGGGCACTTCGTCGAGGCCCAGGTCCTGCAGTCCCTCGGCGTGGACTACATCGACGAGTCCGAGGTCCTGACGCCGGCCGACTACGAGAACCACATCGACAAGTGGCAGTTCACCGTCCCGTTCGTGTGCGGTGCGACCAACCTCGGCGAGGCCCTGCGCCGGATCAACGAGGGCGCGGCCATGATCCGCTCCAAGGGCGAGGCCGGCACCGGCGACGTCTCCAACGCCACCACCCACATGCGCAAGATCCGCGCCGAGATCAAGCGCCTGACCACCATGGCCGAGGACGAGCTCTACGTCGCCGCCAAGGAGCTTCAGGCCCCGTACCAGCTCGTGCGCGAGATCGCCGAGACCGGCAAGCTCCCGGTCGTGCTGTTCACCGCCGGCGGCATCGCGACCCCCGCCGACGCGGCGATGATGATGCAGCTCGGCGCCGACGGCGTCTTCGTCGGCTCGGGCATCTTCAAGTCCGGCAACCCCGCCCAGCGCGCGGCCGCCGTCGTCAAGGCCACGACCTTCTTCGACGACCCAGACATGATCGCCAAGGTCTCCCGCGGCCTCGGCGAGGCCATGGTCGGCATCAACGTCGACGACATCCCGGCGCCCCACCGCCTCGCAGAGCGCGGCTGGTAA
- a CDS encoding alpha-amylase family protein: protein MDLDWVRNCVWWHLYPLGFVGAPIRDRAQADADPGRAQGMSGWLDYAVELGASGLLLGPVFASQTHGYDTTDHFQIDPRLGDLKSFDRFIGAARGRGLRIMLDGVFNHVGRDHPFAVDVRTNGRKSRYAEFFDISWAGDVPEFATFEGHDSLVALNHRNPDVADYVADVMRFWLSKGIDAWRLDAAYTVDPRFWARVLPAVRAEYPETWFAAEVIHGDYGGIVRESGVDSVTQYELWKAIWSSILDRNFFELDWALDRHNGMLDTFVPQTFVGNHDVTRIASKVGTDGAVLALVVLMTAGGIPSIYAGDEQGFVGVKEDRVGGDDAIRPAFPTDPNGLADWGYWLMGIHQNLIGIRRRHPWLVTARTHVRELTNERYVYETVASDGSDSLRVELDLTDRARAAVHSREGGRLFAFP, encoded by the coding sequence ATGGACTTGGACTGGGTTCGTAACTGCGTGTGGTGGCACCTCTATCCGCTCGGGTTCGTGGGCGCGCCGATCCGCGACCGCGCGCAGGCAGACGCAGATCCTGGCCGCGCGCAGGGGATGTCCGGCTGGCTGGACTATGCGGTGGAGCTGGGTGCCTCCGGTCTGCTGCTCGGTCCCGTCTTCGCGTCCCAGACGCACGGGTACGACACGACCGACCACTTCCAGATCGACCCCCGGCTCGGGGACCTGAAAAGCTTCGACCGGTTCATTGGGGCGGCCCGCGGGCGGGGCCTTCGGATCATGCTCGACGGCGTGTTCAACCATGTCGGCCGGGACCATCCGTTCGCGGTCGATGTGCGGACGAACGGACGCAAGAGCCGATATGCGGAATTCTTCGACATCAGCTGGGCGGGCGACGTTCCGGAATTCGCCACCTTCGAGGGTCATGACTCCCTGGTGGCGTTGAATCACAGGAACCCGGATGTCGCTGACTACGTTGCCGACGTGATGCGCTTCTGGCTGTCGAAGGGCATCGACGCATGGCGTCTGGATGCCGCCTACACAGTCGATCCGCGCTTCTGGGCCAGAGTCCTGCCCGCGGTTCGCGCCGAATATCCCGAGACTTGGTTCGCGGCCGAGGTCATCCACGGAGACTACGGTGGCATTGTGCGGGAGTCGGGTGTCGACTCAGTCACCCAGTACGAGCTCTGGAAGGCGATCTGGAGCAGCATCCTCGACCGGAACTTCTTCGAGCTGGACTGGGCGCTCGATCGCCACAACGGCATGCTCGACACGTTCGTCCCGCAGACATTTGTCGGGAACCACGATGTCACCCGGATCGCGAGCAAGGTGGGCACGGATGGCGCGGTCCTTGCGCTCGTCGTGCTGATGACCGCCGGCGGAATACCCTCCATCTATGCCGGCGATGAACAGGGATTCGTCGGAGTCAAAGAGGACCGTGTCGGCGGCGACGATGCTATACGTCCGGCCTTCCCGACGGATCCGAACGGCCTCGCGGATTGGGGATACTGGCTGATGGGCATCCACCAGAACCTCATCGGGATCCGGCGACGCCATCCGTGGCTTGTCACGGCTCGCACGCATGTCCGGGAGCTGACCAACGAGCGGTACGTCTACGAGACCGTCGCGTCCGACGGCAGCGACTCGCTGCGCGTGGAACTCGACCTCACTGATCGTGCCCGAGCAGCTGTCCATAGCAGGGAGGGAGGCCGCCTGTTCGCATTCCCGTGA
- a CDS encoding Wadjet anti-phage system protein JetD domain-containing protein, with amino-acid sequence MQALTGLDDLGLLPGHAPRIHFTYLDPDHRAAGKRVNDSATVGDSFTAAYLPDIVVISENKDTAIHFPPLTRGVSVEGVGKGGKTPAAFVWIREAPVVIYWGDIARDGFEILNGYRIDFDRDIDSILMGPETCETYEEFGTDYDQHCRLLEPGDPKPVDRLHDDERSVYLCILNDGHAGHRRVEQERLPLSVHLKPTVVVREGWLVDPSDFVGDVVLDEVGPPGVDVARYLNYHEDPGGLSQALGRNAIESVQQVAIPLPEASDGHWVKMAAPVLEGASDAPVPAAGRLARFMPPSSPRQ; translated from the coding sequence GTGCAGGCGCTCACCGGCCTCGACGACCTCGGGCTGCTGCCCGGCCATGCGCCACGCATTCACTTCACCTACCTCGACCCCGATCACCGCGCGGCCGGTAAGCGTGTGAACGACTCGGCGACCGTCGGCGACAGCTTCACGGCCGCCTATCTGCCCGATATCGTCGTTATCTCCGAGAACAAGGACACCGCCATCCACTTCCCGCCGCTCACCCGAGGCGTCTCGGTGGAGGGCGTCGGCAAGGGCGGGAAGACGCCAGCGGCGTTCGTGTGGATCCGGGAAGCGCCGGTGGTCATCTACTGGGGCGACATCGCCCGCGACGGCTTCGAGATCCTGAACGGCTACCGGATCGACTTCGATCGAGACATCGATTCGATCCTGATGGGCCCAGAGACGTGCGAGACTTACGAGGAGTTCGGCACCGACTACGACCAACACTGCAGGCTGCTCGAGCCCGGAGATCCGAAGCCGGTGGATCGGCTCCACGATGACGAGCGGTCCGTGTACCTCTGCATCCTGAACGACGGGCATGCAGGTCATCGAAGAGTTGAGCAGGAGCGGCTCCCGCTTAGCGTTCATCTGAAGCCGACCGTCGTCGTGCGGGAGGGCTGGCTTGTCGACCCAAGCGACTTCGTCGGCGACGTCGTTCTCGACGAGGTCGGTCCTCCGGGCGTTGACGTCGCCCGTTATCTGAACTACCACGAGGACCCGGGCGGGCTTTCGCAGGCGCTGGGGAGGAACGCTATCGAGAGCGTCCAGCAGGTCGCCATACCGCTCCCTGAGGCCTCGGACGGTCACTGGGTGAAGATGGCGGCCCCGGTCCTCGAGGGCGCTTCCGATGCCCCCGTCCCGGCGGCTGGCAGGCTGGCCCGATTCATGCCGCCGTCCTCGCCGCGTCAATGA
- a CDS encoding response regulator transcription factor, whose amino-acid sequence MIDPALQSLSPKDQTRASVLTVAAESAHAQRARAVPMVPRRGAPGAPRSQGPAFHVAGGHFAYLLKDRVLDVDDFLDVLERVRAGGTALDPEVVVELLAAARADTRLARLTPRERDVLVLMAEGRTNLGIARRLVLTERTVETHVSSILSKLGLPDGEGDHRRVLAVVAYLDSRPDTHWRTGGRAVSDSLDDGWLWSPYATSYEAERSRGDARVRCPADHHLRRRRGADRHAGHHGSRPLRGPP is encoded by the coding sequence GTGATCGATCCCGCGCTGCAGTCGTTGAGCCCCAAGGACCAGACGAGGGCATCCGTGTTGACCGTCGCTGCGGAGAGCGCCCACGCCCAGAGGGCGAGAGCTGTACCGATGGTCCCGAGAAGGGGTGCGCCTGGCGCGCCACGTAGCCAAGGCCCAGCGTTCCACGTAGCAGGCGGACACTTCGCCTACCTCCTGAAGGACAGAGTCCTCGACGTCGATGACTTCCTTGACGTTCTCGAGCGCGTGCGGGCGGGTGGGACCGCCCTCGACCCCGAGGTCGTTGTCGAACTCCTTGCTGCCGCTCGGGCCGACACGCGCCTGGCCCGCTTGACGCCACGTGAACGGGACGTCCTCGTGCTCATGGCGGAGGGCCGGACAAACCTGGGCATCGCCCGCCGGCTCGTCCTCACCGAGCGGACTGTCGAGACCCATGTGAGCAGCATCCTTTCGAAACTGGGCCTTCCGGATGGCGAGGGCGATCACCGCCGCGTGCTCGCCGTCGTCGCCTATCTCGACTCCCGTCCGGACACGCATTGGCGCACGGGAGGCCGCGCCGTTTCCGATAGTCTTGACGATGGCTGGCTGTGGTCCCCGTATGCCACAAGCTATGAAGCCGAGAGATCAAGAGGAGACGCCCGTGTCAGATGCCCAGCAGATCACCATTTACGTAGACGGCGAGGAGCGGACCGTCACGCCGGGCACCACGGGAGCCGACCTCTTCGAGGGCCGCCGTGA
- the thrS gene encoding threonine--tRNA ligase has product MSDAQQITIYVDGEERTVTPGTTGADLFEGRREIVVVRVDGVLKDLDQPIPAMAVVEGVDIASQDGLNVLRHSTAHVMAQAVQQLRPDAKLGIGPYIKDGFYFDFDVQEPFTPEDLRTLEKMMLKIVNQNQLFRRRVVTEVEAGAAMANEPYKLIILGAKDNQSEGAEKEGANVEVGVGEITIYDNIDRKTGDVVWCDLCRGPHLPNTKLISNAFALTRSAAAYWLGSEKNKQLQRIYGTAWPTKEALKEYQERIAEAERRDHRKLGAELDLFSFPDELGSGLPVFHPKGGIIKREMEDYVRRRHIEEGFQYVGTPHISKDGLFHTSGHLPYYADTMFPPLHVDEERDEEGNIVKPGQDYRLKAMNCPMHNLIYRSRGRSYRELPMRLFEFGHVYRYEKSGVVHGLTRVRGFAQDDSHSYVTKEQAPDEVKHLLNFILSLLRDFGLNDFYLELSTRDPESDKFIGTDEQWEEATAVLERVARETGLELVPDPGGAAYYGPKISVQARDAIGRTWQMSTVQYDFNQPARFGLEYQAADGTRQEPVMIHAAKFGSIERFLGVLTEHYAGAFPAWLAPVQVVAIPVAEAFNDYLYDVVARLKKEGIRAEVDASSDRFPKKIRTASKDKVPFVLIAGGEDAEAGAVSFRFRDGSQDNGVPVEEAVKRIVEAVRTRAL; this is encoded by the coding sequence GTGTCAGATGCCCAGCAGATCACCATTTACGTAGACGGCGAGGAGCGGACCGTCACGCCGGGCACCACGGGAGCCGACCTCTTCGAGGGCCGCCGTGAGATCGTCGTCGTCCGGGTTGACGGCGTCCTCAAGGACCTTGACCAGCCCATCCCGGCGATGGCGGTTGTCGAGGGCGTCGACATTGCCTCTCAGGACGGGCTCAACGTCCTGCGGCACTCGACCGCCCACGTTATGGCGCAGGCCGTCCAGCAGCTCCGCCCCGACGCCAAGCTCGGCATCGGCCCCTACATCAAGGACGGCTTCTACTTCGACTTCGACGTCCAGGAGCCCTTCACGCCCGAGGATCTGCGGACTCTCGAGAAGATGATGCTCAAGATCGTCAATCAGAACCAGCTCTTCCGCCGTCGGGTCGTCACCGAGGTCGAGGCTGGGGCAGCGATGGCGAACGAGCCGTACAAGCTCATCATTCTGGGCGCGAAGGACAACCAGTCCGAAGGCGCGGAGAAGGAGGGCGCGAACGTCGAGGTCGGCGTCGGCGAGATCACCATCTACGACAACATCGACCGCAAGACGGGCGACGTCGTGTGGTGCGATCTCTGCCGCGGGCCGCACCTGCCGAACACGAAGCTCATCTCGAACGCGTTCGCCCTCACCCGCTCCGCAGCGGCCTATTGGCTCGGCAGTGAGAAGAACAAGCAGCTCCAGCGCATCTACGGCACGGCGTGGCCTACAAAGGAAGCGCTCAAGGAGTACCAGGAGCGCATCGCCGAGGCGGAGCGTCGCGACCACCGGAAGCTGGGCGCTGAACTGGACCTGTTCTCGTTCCCCGACGAGCTCGGCTCGGGCCTGCCGGTCTTCCATCCCAAGGGCGGCATCATCAAACGCGAGATGGAGGACTACGTCCGCCGCCGGCACATCGAAGAGGGCTTCCAGTACGTCGGGACGCCGCATATCTCGAAGGATGGGCTGTTCCACACTTCGGGCCACCTCCCGTACTACGCCGACACCATGTTCCCGCCGCTCCACGTCGACGAGGAGCGTGACGAGGAAGGAAACATCGTCAAGCCCGGGCAGGACTACCGCCTGAAGGCGATGAACTGCCCCATGCACAACCTCATCTACCGTTCGCGCGGCCGCTCGTACCGCGAACTGCCGATGCGGCTCTTCGAGTTCGGGCATGTGTACCGCTACGAGAAGTCGGGCGTGGTGCACGGCCTGACGCGTGTCCGCGGCTTCGCCCAGGACGATTCCCACTCGTATGTCACGAAAGAGCAGGCTCCCGACGAGGTCAAGCACCTTCTGAACTTCATCCTCTCCCTCCTGCGCGACTTCGGGCTCAACGACTTCTACCTCGAGCTCTCGACCCGCGATCCTGAGTCGGACAAGTTCATCGGCACCGACGAGCAGTGGGAAGAGGCCACGGCGGTTCTCGAGCGCGTGGCCCGCGAGACCGGCCTCGAGCTCGTTCCGGATCCGGGTGGGGCGGCGTACTACGGCCCGAAGATCTCGGTCCAGGCAAGGGACGCGATCGGCCGTACGTGGCAGATGTCCACCGTGCAGTACGACTTCAACCAGCCCGCACGGTTCGGCCTCGAGTACCAGGCTGCAGACGGGACGCGCCAGGAGCCCGTCATGATCCACGCCGCGAAGTTCGGCTCGATCGAACGCTTCCTCGGCGTCCTGACGGAGCACTACGCGGGGGCCTTCCCCGCGTGGCTCGCTCCCGTCCAGGTCGTGGCCATCCCGGTCGCCGAGGCCTTCAACGACTACCTGTACGACGTCGTCGCCCGCCTCAAGAAGGAAGGCATCCGTGCCGAGGTGGACGCCTCGAGCGACAGGTTCCCGAAGAAGATCCGCACGGCAAGCAAGGACAAGGTGCCGTTCGTGCTCATCGCCGGGGGCGAGGATGCAGAGGCCGGGGCCGTGTCGTTCCGCTTCCGTGACGGAAGCCAGGACAACGGGGTGCCGGTCGAAGAGGCGGTCAAGCGCATTGTCGAGGCCGTGCGGACGAGGGCTCTCTGA
- a CDS encoding 8-oxoguanine DNA glycosylase OGG fold protein, translating into MPSGIRRRIGARESYVLDHGFDAKTVGVDWWNSRLASHGLHQMVQVFKHGQLGRLTRGDLFQLGRAASAPLAAEDDVLTFLWHVLAWGTGASQRGNEKRIQSFARPADRARNVALLKRATELALDGDPAGAYSSLIRRGGGQIAGLGPAFFTKFLYFASEGTTGTRCLILDARVASRLAQAGWTSLPHSGPSYSYNWYTDTYVSYCELLARWANEETARSKSEVWPDEIERALFSGDDGS; encoded by the coding sequence ATGCCCAGCGGCATACGTCGCCGGATCGGCGCACGAGAGAGCTACGTTCTCGACCACGGGTTCGATGCAAAGACCGTTGGCGTGGATTGGTGGAACTCACGACTTGCGAGCCACGGGCTGCATCAGATGGTGCAGGTCTTTAAACACGGTCAGCTTGGCCGCCTGACGCGCGGCGACCTCTTTCAGCTGGGGCGGGCCGCCTCTGCCCCTCTCGCTGCGGAAGACGACGTGCTCACATTCCTCTGGCACGTACTGGCCTGGGGAACCGGCGCTAGCCAGCGCGGGAATGAGAAGAGGATTCAGTCTTTCGCACGACCTGCAGACCGGGCGCGCAACGTGGCCCTTCTCAAGCGCGCGACCGAGCTGGCACTCGACGGCGATCCCGCAGGAGCCTACAGCTCGCTCATCCGACGCGGTGGCGGACAGATCGCAGGCCTTGGGCCTGCATTCTTCACAAAATTCCTCTACTTCGCTTCGGAGGGCACTACGGGTACGCGATGCCTCATCCTCGACGCCCGCGTGGCCAGCCGCTTGGCCCAGGCAGGGTGGACGTCACTCCCTCACTCGGGTCCGAGCTACAGCTACAACTGGTACACGGACACGTACGTAAGCTACTGCGAACTGCTCGCAAGGTGGGCAAACGAGGAAACAGCCCGCTCCAAGTCTGAGGTCTGGCCGGATGAGATCGAGCGGGCCCTGTTCTCCGGCGACGACGGAAGCTAG
- the pgsA gene encoding phosphatidylinositol phosphate synthase — translation MLNRHARALFTRLFTPLANALLRAGISPDFVTFVGTAGVSASALILFPLGHLFWGVVAITVFVFSDVLDGIMARLTNRKGRWGGFLDSTLDRVQDDAIFLGLALWFYGGGHDGGTGALAVVCILLGNLVSYARAKAESLGYEANVGIAERAERLVSVLVVAGLCGLGLPTPFLFWTLAVLAVASAVTIVQRVVAVRSQTRAESGSA, via the coding sequence GTGCTCAATAGACACGCACGGGCGCTGTTCACGCGGCTCTTCACCCCGCTGGCCAACGCCCTGCTCCGCGCGGGGATCTCGCCGGACTTCGTGACCTTCGTCGGGACCGCCGGCGTCAGTGCCTCGGCGCTGATCCTGTTTCCGCTCGGCCACCTGTTCTGGGGCGTCGTGGCGATCACCGTGTTCGTCTTCTCGGACGTCCTCGATGGGATCATGGCGCGCCTCACGAACCGGAAGGGCCGTTGGGGAGGCTTCCTCGACTCCACCCTCGACAGGGTCCAGGACGATGCAATCTTCCTGGGGCTCGCGCTCTGGTTCTACGGCGGGGGGCACGACGGCGGAACTGGCGCCCTCGCCGTCGTCTGTATCCTCCTCGGAAATCTCGTCTCGTATGCCCGCGCGAAGGCGGAGTCCCTCGGATACGAGGCAAACGTTGGCATCGCTGAGCGCGCGGAGCGGCTTGTCTCGGTGCTGGTCGTCGCAGGCCTGTGCGGCCTCGGCCTCCCGACTCCGTTCCTGTTCTGGACCCTCGCGGTCCTTGCCGTCGCGAGCGCAGTGACGATCGTCCAGCGGGTGGTCGCTGTCCGCTCTCAGACGAGGGCGGAGTCCGGCTCGGCCTGA
- a CDS encoding HIT family protein has protein sequence MAEPTGAQDQGARSVTDVEGSDSDVTDSFELPGTPDAFGRLWTPHRMAYIKGGQGQYKDKECPFCAAPGRSDEESLIVHRGKTCYAILNLYPYNPGHILVCPYRHVADYTDISREETEEMATMTQTAMRVIRKVARPHGFNLGINQGDAGGAGIAAHLHQHVVPRWGGDGNFLPIIAQTKQITQTLDETRGLLAEAWPEDGVLVEGKGAGAQ, from the coding sequence ATGGCCGAGCCCACGGGCGCTCAGGATCAGGGGGCGCGATCAGTCACCGACGTCGAAGGATCAGACAGCGACGTGACGGATTCGTTCGAGCTGCCCGGAACGCCGGATGCCTTCGGGCGCCTGTGGACTCCACACCGCATGGCCTACATCAAGGGTGGACAGGGCCAGTACAAGGACAAGGAGTGCCCGTTCTGTGCTGCGCCGGGGCGGAGCGACGAAGAATCGCTCATCGTGCACCGAGGCAAGACCTGCTACGCCATCCTCAACCTGTACCCGTACAACCCCGGGCACATCCTCGTCTGTCCATACCGCCACGTGGCCGACTACACCGACATCTCGCGGGAAGAGACGGAGGAGATGGCTACGATGACGCAGACGGCCATGCGAGTGATCCGCAAGGTCGCTCGTCCCCACGGCTTCAATCTCGGGATCAACCAAGGCGATGCCGGGGGTGCCGGGATCGCAGCCCATCTCCACCAGCACGTGGTGCCCCGATGGGGAGGGGACGGCAACTTCCTGCCGATCATCGCCCAGACGAAGCAGATCACCCAGACTCTGGATGAGACGAGGGGCCTCCTCGCGGAAGCTTGGCCCGAGGACGGGGTGCTCGTGGAAGGAAAGGGCGCGGGTGCTCAATAG
- a CDS encoding TetR/AcrR family transcriptional regulator encodes MVRRDRHPRRRLDPEERREAILEAARLAFAEAPYDQVALSRVAADADASEALVLKYFGNKARLYTTVVEQAIEDLSARQREALAAIPPDATPGDRLRVALDVYFDHIASHPSGWAAPLLPVHSEPHEAAAVRAKARSEYVQRLRQLLAAPRGREYDYALRAFYGFLDAACLHWVGVGCPPADRGIIASAAIGALQGALGDIGSDQRAQTVEGPSASADTPY; translated from the coding sequence GTGGTTCGCAGGGACAGGCATCCGAGGCGTCGCCTCGACCCGGAGGAGCGCCGCGAGGCCATCCTCGAGGCCGCAAGGCTGGCTTTCGCGGAGGCCCCCTACGATCAGGTGGCGCTGTCCCGAGTGGCAGCGGACGCCGACGCCTCCGAGGCCCTCGTGCTGAAGTACTTCGGCAACAAGGCCAGGCTCTACACGACCGTGGTCGAGCAGGCGATCGAGGACCTTTCTGCCAGACAGCGCGAAGCGCTCGCCGCCATCCCTCCCGATGCGACGCCCGGCGACCGTCTCCGTGTCGCGCTCGACGTGTACTTCGACCATATCGCCAGCCATCCTTCCGGCTGGGCTGCCCCGTTGCTTCCTGTGCATTCCGAACCCCACGAAGCAGCAGCGGTACGGGCGAAAGCGAGAAGCGAGTACGTCCAGCGGTTACGGCAGCTTCTGGCAGCTCCGCGGGGGCGCGAATACGACTACGCGCTCCGGGCCTTCTACGGTTTCCTCGACGCCGCGTGCTTGCACTGGGTGGGCGTGGGCTGCCCGCCAGCAGACCGGGGCATCATCGCCTCGGCCGCGATCGGCGCTCTTCAGGGGGCGTTGGGCGACATCGGTTCCGATCAGCGGGCGCAGACCGTGGAAGGCCCGTCTGCTTCAGCAGATACCCCTTATTGA